The following coding sequences are from one Paracoccus alcaliphilus window:
- the mazG gene encoding nucleoside triphosphate pyrophosphohydrolase, producing MADASANRTTRDAGAEIARLIEIMALLRDPDRGCPWDIEQDFASIAPYTIEEAHEVADAIERKAWDELPGELGDLLLQVVFHAQMATEAGMFDFADCAAAISDKLIFRHPHVFGDENRDKSAEQQVRDWEAIKAVERAGKAERGTLDGVALGLPALTRALKLQNRAARVGFDWPGAEEVLDKITEESAELVEARDHLGPEAMEEEFGDLLFVMANLARHLNIDPELALRRANAKFTRRFNAIEASLAADGRRPEDSDLAEMDRLWDQAKAAEKAAE from the coding sequence ATGGCCGACGCATCCGCCAACCGGACCACCCGCGACGCCGGGGCCGAGATCGCCCGCCTGATCGAAATCATGGCTCTGCTGCGTGACCCTGATCGCGGTTGCCCCTGGGATATAGAGCAGGACTTCGCCTCGATCGCGCCCTATACCATCGAAGAGGCGCATGAGGTCGCCGACGCGATCGAACGCAAGGCATGGGATGAATTGCCGGGCGAGTTGGGCGATCTGCTGTTACAGGTCGTGTTCCACGCCCAGATGGCGACGGAGGCCGGGATGTTCGATTTCGCCGATTGCGCGGCGGCTATTTCCGACAAGCTGATATTCCGCCATCCGCATGTCTTTGGCGACGAAAACCGCGACAAATCGGCCGAGCAGCAGGTCCGCGACTGGGAGGCGATCAAGGCCGTCGAACGCGCGGGCAAGGCCGAACGCGGCACGCTGGACGGGGTGGCGCTTGGGCTGCCTGCGCTGACCCGGGCGCTCAAGCTGCAAAACCGCGCCGCCCGGGTGGGCTTCGACTGGCCGGGCGCCGAGGAGGTTCTGGACAAGATCACCGAGGAATCCGCCGAACTGGTCGAGGCGCGCGACCATCTTGGCCCCGAGGCGATGGAAGAGGAATTTGGCGACCTGCTGTTCGTCATGGCCAATCTGGCGCGGCATCTGAACATCGACCCGGAACTGGCCTTGCGCCGAGCCAATGCGAAATTCACCCGCCGATTCAACGCGATAGAGGCGTCTCTTGCCGCAGATGGCCGCCGCCCCGAGGACAGCGACCTGGCGGAAATGGACCGGCTGTGGGATCAGGCCAAGGCGGCCGAGAAAGCCGCCGAATAG